Proteins co-encoded in one Lentimicrobium sp. L6 genomic window:
- a CDS encoding Omp28-related outer membrane protein: MKNLLLFSFAVLISLSQLNAQSIVGTDPENKNVVLEEFTGIHCVYCPEGHVIAQGIQNQHPEDVILINIHQGSFASPSGNEPDFRTEWGNAIAGQTGLTGYPSGTVNRHIFSGGNTALGRGSWTGAANTILGQSSYLNVGCEAFCTDDGQLLVNVEVYYTGDSPEASNFLNVAILQSHIFGPQTGGGAGNNYEHMHMLRHLITGQWGEEISETSEGSLYTTTLSYQIPDDYNDVPVVLEDLDIVAFVTETHQEVVSGIKGTLTFEAANDYDVTVSEVLYPIGKACIGDLAPQIELANYGAINLTSADIEYSVNGGEVYNYEWTGELEYTDTETITLPAIALAMEDNNELVITISNPNGVEDENPANNTTNVEFEAAPQTTKMIEMQLYVGSSFGNQISWDFKNGNGEIIAEGSGYSNNDLITEMLPIVSTDCYTYSVYDAVGNGFAGNGYLKLKDDGVLFEYITSELEDEVNIIFLAGDPTGIHTNYEKVNHISIYPNPTYNNAQLTFSLVEKSNVQLSIYNVIGSLIMELPTELLNAGEQNIEINTTSLEEGIYFVNLNINNEIITKKITVLK; this comes from the coding sequence ATGAAAAACCTTTTACTTTTTAGTTTCGCTGTACTTATCTCATTAAGTCAACTAAACGCACAATCAATTGTCGGAACCGACCCAGAAAACAAAAATGTAGTCCTTGAAGAATTCACTGGAATCCATTGTGTATATTGTCCAGAAGGACACGTTATTGCTCAAGGAATTCAAAATCAACATCCAGAAGATGTTATTTTGATAAATATTCATCAAGGGAGTTTTGCTAGTCCAAGTGGAAACGAGCCAGATTTCCGTACCGAATGGGGAAATGCTATCGCTGGTCAAACTGGCCTAACTGGTTATCCATCAGGCACCGTTAACAGACATATATTCTCAGGTGGAAATACCGCTCTAGGTAGAGGCTCTTGGACAGGTGCTGCCAACACAATTCTTGGCCAATCAAGCTATTTAAATGTAGGCTGTGAAGCTTTCTGCACAGATGATGGACAATTACTAGTAAATGTAGAAGTTTATTATACAGGCGATAGCCCAGAAGCATCAAATTTCTTAAATGTTGCTATTCTACAGAGTCATATATTTGGCCCACAAACTGGTGGAGGAGCTGGGAATAATTATGAACATATGCATATGCTGCGCCATTTGATTACAGGACAATGGGGAGAAGAAATTTCTGAAACTTCAGAAGGTTCTCTTTATACTACAACATTGAGTTATCAAATTCCAGATGATTATAACGATGTTCCTGTTGTACTAGAAGACTTAGACATTGTTGCCTTTGTAACAGAAACACATCAAGAAGTTGTAAGCGGCATTAAAGGTACTCTAACCTTTGAAGCAGCCAATGATTACGATGTAACAGTTAGTGAAGTATTATACCCTATCGGAAAAGCTTGTATTGGGGATTTAGCACCACAAATTGAATTAGCAAATTATGGTGCGATTAACCTCACATCTGCTGATATAGAGTATAGTGTCAATGGTGGTGAAGTATATAATTACGAATGGACTGGTGAATTAGAATATACAGATACCGAAACCATTACATTACCTGCTATAGCACTAGCTATGGAGGACAATAATGAATTAGTGATCACCATTTCAAATCCTAACGGTGTAGAGGACGAAAATCCTGCAAACAATACGACAAACGTTGAATTTGAAGCAGCACCTCAAACTACCAAAATGATTGAAATGCAATTATATGTTGGTTCTTCTTTTGGAAACCAAATTTCTTGGGATTTCAAAAACGGAAACGGTGAAATCATTGCAGAAGGTAGTGGATACTCCAATAATGACTTAATTACAGAGATGCTTCCTATTGTAAGCACCGATTGCTACACTTATTCAGTATACGATGCTGTTGGCAATGGATTTGCTGGTAATGGTTATTTGAAATTAAAAGATGATGGTGTATTATTTGAATATATTACCTCTGAATTAGAAGACGAAGTAAACATCATTTTCTTGGCTGGAGATCCAACCGGTATCCATACTAATTATGAGAAAGTCAATCATATCAGTATTTACCCAAACCCAACTTATAATAATGCTCAGTTAACATTCTCATTAGTGGAAAAATCTAATGTACAGCTTAGTATTTATAATGTAATAGGATCTTTAATAATGGAACTTCCAACGGAATTGTTAAATGCAGGTGAGCAAAATATTGAAATAAATACTACTTCACTTGAAGAAGGTATCTATTTTGTAAACCTCAATATCAATAATGAAATAATAACTAAGAAAATTACAGTTTTAAAATAA
- a CDS encoding Omp28-related outer membrane protein has product MKNLLLILLITMVSLGQLNAQSIVGTDPENKNVVLEEFTGINCGYCPDGHAIAQAIQNANPEDVILINIHQGGFATPSGSQPDYRTQWGDAIAGQTGLTGYPSGTVNRHLFSGGNTALGRNLWANSATQILGQSSYLNVGAEATIVTSTRQLVVNVEVYYTGDSPLSTNLLNVALVQNNVIGYQTGNNNYNHMHMLRHLLTGQWGEEITETTEGSLYTTTLYYEIPEDYRDIPAVLENLEVAAYVAENHQEVISGTMAEISFVEALNVDAGIVNTNVPQTSCGESMSAEVTIMNYGMDELTSFDFEYSVNDEAIQSYTWTGNLAQSETVTVSLPSFDIIADQSNEFNLVMSNPNSSEDELPQNNMTSATFEKTAFLPQGCKVAILTDNAPEETTWDIKNSAGEIIAQGGPYSVTSIYLEPFEWTGNDCYKFSIYDAGGNGLNGGFYRIVNSSNQLIWEGTTDFGTVGSAEFAYDEVMDINSVPELHKVSVYPNPIIGTAHVEFTLLQQSTIQLDLYNLLGKRVIQIYEGRMPQGLKSIKVNTSDLEEGVYFTRLSIDGLVYTQKVNVLK; this is encoded by the coding sequence ATGAAAAATCTCTTACTCATTTTATTAATAACCATGGTCTCTTTAGGTCAACTTAATGCTCAAAGTATTGTTGGAACAGATCCTGAAAACAAGAACGTGGTTTTAGAAGAATTCACTGGCATTAACTGTGGTTACTGCCCTGATGGTCACGCCATTGCACAAGCCATCCAAAATGCAAATCCAGAAGATGTTATTTTAATCAACATACACCAAGGTGGTTTTGCAACTCCTAGCGGAAGTCAACCAGACTATCGAACACAATGGGGAGATGCAATCGCTGGCCAAACCGGACTAACAGGATACCCATCAGGAACCGTAAATCGTCATTTGTTTTCAGGAGGAAATACTGCCCTTGGCAGAAACTTATGGGCAAATTCTGCAACTCAAATACTTGGACAATCAAGTTACTTAAATGTTGGAGCAGAAGCTACTATTGTTACTTCCACACGACAGCTTGTTGTAAATGTAGAAGTCTATTATACTGGTGATAGTCCACTTTCAACAAACTTACTCAATGTGGCTTTGGTTCAAAATAATGTTATTGGATACCAAACAGGAAATAATAACTATAACCACATGCATATGTTGCGTCATTTATTAACTGGTCAGTGGGGAGAAGAAATCACAGAAACAACAGAAGGAAGTTTATATACGACAACTCTTTATTATGAAATTCCAGAGGATTACAGAGATATCCCTGCTGTTTTAGAAAACCTAGAAGTTGCTGCTTATGTAGCTGAAAATCATCAAGAAGTTATTAGTGGTACCATGGCTGAAATTTCTTTTGTTGAGGCTTTAAATGTGGACGCCGGAATTGTAAACACTAACGTTCCTCAAACATCTTGTGGTGAATCTATGTCTGCTGAAGTTACGATTATGAACTATGGAATGGATGAATTAACAAGTTTCGATTTTGAATATTCTGTTAATGACGAAGCTATTCAAAGCTATACTTGGACTGGAAATTTAGCACAATCAGAAACTGTAACTGTAAGTTTACCAAGTTTTGACATAATAGCTGACCAATCTAACGAGTTTAACCTTGTTATGAGTAACCCAAATTCATCTGAAGACGAACTTCCTCAGAACAACATGACTTCTGCAACTTTTGAAAAAACTGCGTTTTTACCTCAAGGATGCAAAGTAGCCATTTTAACAGATAACGCCCCGGAAGAAACTACTTGGGATATTAAAAATAGCGCTGGTGAAATCATAGCACAAGGTGGGCCATATAGCGTTACAAGCATATACTTAGAGCCATTTGAGTGGACAGGAAATGATTGTTATAAATTCTCTATCTATGATGCTGGTGGAAACGGATTAAATGGCGGATTTTACAGAATTGTAAACTCAAGTAACCAACTAATATGGGAAGGCACAACTGATTTCGGAACTGTTGGTTCAGCAGAGTTTGCATATGATGAAGTAATGGATATTAATTCCGTACCTGAACTTCACAAAGTGAGTGTTTATCCAAATCCAATAATCGGTACTGCACATGTTGAATTTACTTTACTTCAACAAAGTACAATTCAACTTGATTTATATAACCTCCTTGGAAAAAGAGTTATTCAAATCTACGAAGGTAGAATGCCACAAGGGTTAAAATCGATAAAGGTGAATACCTCAGACTTAGAAGAAGGTGTTTATTTTACAAGATTAAGCATTGATGGTTTAGTATATACACAAAAAGTCAATGTTCTGAAATAA
- a CDS encoding type I phosphomannose isomerase catalytic subunit: protein MSQSLYPFEFKPIFKEKIWGGQRIKNSFGFDTGELKNCGELWSLSGYETEQSTISNGFLAGNELNDLIEIYMDELVGGNIYQRFGNTFPILVKILDAEDWLSIQVHPDDELAIKRGMEGGKTEMWYILEADKNAQLIAGFSQKVNENVYLRKIEEKKLSEIMNFEEVKKEDVFYMPSGRVHALGPGILLAEIQQTSDTTYRIYDWDRVDEKGQGRALHLKEAMEAIDFELYDNYKTEYQKKLNETNEIINNDFFTTNLLELDQGIQKDYSELDSFVILLAVEGSFNYTDKFGNYGFIKAGESLLIPAAQDNINILPDGKCKILEVYIIDVEDLDTGNL, encoded by the coding sequence ATGAGTCAATCACTATATCCTTTTGAGTTTAAGCCTATTTTTAAAGAAAAAATTTGGGGAGGTCAAAGAATCAAAAACAGTTTTGGGTTTGATACTGGAGAACTAAAAAACTGCGGAGAACTTTGGAGCTTATCAGGATACGAAACAGAGCAGAGCACTATTTCTAATGGTTTTTTAGCAGGTAATGAACTCAATGATCTGATTGAGATTTATATGGATGAATTAGTTGGTGGAAATATTTATCAGCGATTTGGGAACACCTTCCCTATTCTTGTAAAGATTCTGGATGCTGAAGATTGGCTTTCTATTCAAGTTCATCCTGATGATGAATTGGCCATTAAGCGAGGTATGGAAGGTGGAAAAACAGAAATGTGGTACATACTTGAAGCTGATAAAAATGCGCAATTGATAGCTGGTTTTAGCCAAAAAGTAAATGAAAATGTTTATCTCCGAAAAATAGAAGAAAAGAAACTTTCTGAAATCATGAACTTTGAGGAGGTTAAGAAAGAAGATGTATTCTATATGCCTTCCGGAAGAGTTCATGCATTAGGTCCAGGTATTTTGTTGGCAGAAATACAGCAAACCTCAGATACCACCTACCGTATTTATGATTGGGACAGAGTTGACGAAAAGGGACAAGGAAGAGCACTTCACTTAAAAGAAGCCATGGAAGCCATCGACTTTGAGCTTTATGACAACTACAAAACTGAGTATCAAAAAAAACTTAACGAAACCAATGAAATCATCAATAATGACTTCTTCACCACAAATCTACTGGAACTAGATCAGGGGATTCAAAAAGACTATAGTGAGTTAGATAGTTTTGTTATTCTTTTGGCTGTGGAAGGTTCTTTTAATTATACCGACAAATTTGGGAATTATGGTTTTATAAAAGCTGGTGAAAGCCTTTTGATTCCTGCAGCCCAAGATAATATTAATATACTTCCTGATGGGAAATGTAAAATTCTTGAAGTATATATTATTGATGTAGAAGATTTGGATACAGGTAATTTGTAA
- a CDS encoding DUF456 domain-containing protein has product MDILLSILAILLMIVGFVGAVIPILPGPIISFLGLLSLYFLEDKPFDDRFMVTWGTFTIIVTAIDQVVPVLGTKKMGGTKYGVNGSIIGLIIGVFFFPPIGLILGPFLGALLGELIGGKDINQATRAGFGSFLGFLSGTFLKLIFSGIAAYYIIINLSFFN; this is encoded by the coding sequence ATGGACATTCTCTTATCCATCTTGGCCATACTCCTCATGATTGTTGGCTTCGTAGGCGCTGTAATACCCATACTTCCGGGACCTATTATTTCGTTCCTAGGCCTCCTCTCTCTTTATTTTTTAGAAGACAAGCCTTTCGACGATCGGTTTATGGTAACATGGGGTACTTTTACTATCATTGTAACAGCAATAGATCAGGTAGTTCCAGTATTAGGCACTAAAAAAATGGGTGGTACCAAATATGGCGTAAATGGGAGCATTATTGGTTTAATTATCGGAGTATTTTTCTTTCCTCCCATTGGCTTAATTCTAGGACCTTTTTTAGGCGCTTTATTAGGGGAGCTGATTGGCGGGAAAGATATTAACCAAGCTACAAGAGCCGGATTTGGAAGTTTTCTTGGGTTCTTGAGTGGAACCTTTTTAAAGTTAATATTTAGCGGAATTGCTGCATATTATATCATCATTAATTTATCTTTCTTCAACTAG